A genomic segment from Gossypium hirsutum isolate 1008001.06 chromosome D04, Gossypium_hirsutum_v2.1, whole genome shotgun sequence encodes:
- the LOC107899675 gene encoding interactor of constitutive active ROPs 2, chloroplastic — protein MQTPKASKTSPLEVPQRNSSATPRTSHQMKISGSDAGTVSSPNPASKTPKDRSPKVTERKALRSPVSEKKRASRVTELEAQLTQLQDDLRKTKDQLTASESWKRQAMQDAEEAKKQLSEMSAKLEESEQQLLEISVSEDGRVQELRKISQERDRAWQSELEAVQKQHSMDSAALASALNEIQKLKAQLEKAYESEAIQTKHAESAYAEIQNLRIELTKTLSLVETLKSEINNCRESEAQAVEVVSETEMQLEAANKTVEVLRSDATKRTEAYNKLSLELEQSQARVKSLEELVSKLQAELVGNSSKTLKDRNDDELPQKNGENEDIEKLKTELNFAKLEVGQLKSALDASEVRYQEEYIRSTLQIRSAYEQVECIRTQSCQREMELETELNKMKADVEELRANLMDKETELQSILAQNEELNLKTEKKQFDEEELELSMKLKKKLEADLTELNANLTAKETELQSVTMQNEKLKMEIMKMEMDSNKLSDESAALLEAARAAEQEALLKHDNLTEEAEKSRKRAAQVTEQLGAAQAENNEMEAELRRIKVQSDQWRKAAEAATAMLSTGNYGKHMDRTIPFDGNHNPVTGSPNSEDMDDDSPKKKNGNMLKKIGVLWKKGQK, from the exons ATGCAGACCCCAAAAGCAAG TAAAACAAGCCCCCTAGAAGTGCCTCAGAGAAACTCTTCTGCTACACCTCGAACTTCTCATCAAATGAAGATATCAGGATCTGATGCTGGCACGGTTTCATCCCCAAATCCTGCAAGTAAGACACCCAAAGATAGAAGTCCGAAGGTTACTGAGCGTAAAGCATTGAGAAGCCCGGTATCTGAG AAAAAGCGTGCAAGCCGAGTGACCGAACTGGAAGCGCAACTCACTCAACTTCAGGATGATCTAAGAAAGACCAAGGATCAACTGACTGCTTCCGAGTCATGGAAGAGGCAAGCCATGCAAGATGCTGAGGAGGCTAAAAAGCAGCTATCAGAAATGTCAGCCAAGCTTGAAGAATCCGAACAGCAGTTGCTGGAAATTTCTGTCTCTGAGGATGGTCGGGTTCAAGAACTCCGTAAGATCTCACAAGAACGAGATAGAGCATGGCAGTCAGAACTCGAGGCTGTCCAGAAGCAGCACTCGATGGATTCTGCTGCCTTGGCTTCTGCTTTGAATGAAATCCAGAAGCTTAAAGCTCAGCTGGAAAAGGCATATGAATCAGAAGCCATTCAAACTAAACATGCTGAATCCGCATATGCTGAAATTCAGAACTTGAGGATTGAACTGACTAAAACTCTTTCCTTGGTTGAAACACTTAAGTCTGAGATCAATAACTGCAGAGAATCTGAAGCCCAGGCCGTTGAAGTTGTTAGCGAAACAGAAATGCAACTGGAAGCAGCAAATAAAACCGTGGAAGTACTGCGATCCGATGCCACCAAAAGGACCGAAGCTTACAACAAATTGTCATTGGAGTTAGAACAGTCACAGGCTAGAGTTAAGTCTCTGGAGGAACTTGTGAGCAAGCTACAGGCAGAACTCGTTGGTAATAGCAGCAAAACATTGAAGGATCGCAATGATGATGAACTGCCGCAGAAGAATGGAGAAAATGAGGATATAGAGAAGCTCAAAACGGAGCTTAATTTTGCGAAACTTGAAGTGGGTCAATTGAAATCAGCATTGGATGCATCCGAGGTAAGGTATCAAGAAGAATATATTCGGAGCACATTGCAAATTAGAAGCGCTTACGAACAAGTGGAATGCATACGAACGCAGTCATGTCAGAGGGAGATGGAACTGGAAAccgaattaaataaaatgaaagctGATGTTGAAGAATTGAGAGCAAACTTAATGGATAAGGAGACTGAACTGCAGAGTATTTTGGCTCAAAACGAGGAGCTGAATTTGAAGACCGAGAAAAAACAGTTCGATGAAGAAGAGCTGGAACTTTCAATGAAGTTGAAGAAAAAGTTAGAGGCCGATTTGACGGAATTGAATGCAAATTTGACAGCCAAAGAAACCGAGTTGCAGAGCGTAACCATGCAAAACGAGAAGCTCAAAATGGAGATTATGAAGATGGAAATGGATAGTAATAAACTTAGTGATGAATCTGCTGCCTTGTTAGAAGCAGCAAGGGCAGCAGAGCAAGAGGCTCTACTGAAACACGACAATTTAACTGAGGAAGCCGAAAAAAGTAGAAAAAGAGCAGCTCAGGTGACCGAACAGCTTGGTGCAGCACAAGCAGAAAACAATGAAATGGAGGCTGAGTTAAGGAGAATAAAGGTTCAGTCAGATCAATGGAGAAAAGCAGCTGAGGCAGCCACTGCCATGCTTTCAACTGGGAACTACGGAAAACACATGGACAGGACCATACCTTTTGACGGCAACCATAACCCTGTAACGGGTTCACCCAACTCGGAAGACATGGATGATGATTCACCAAAGAAGAAAAATGGCAACATGTTGAAAAAGATAGGTGTGTTATGGAAGAAAGGCCAAAAGTAG